The Pseudorasbora parva isolate DD20220531a chromosome 19, ASM2467924v1, whole genome shotgun sequence genomic sequence CGGTGTGGCAAAGGACAGCCCAGCCCCGTAATTCTTTCTTTCTCCTCCAGGGGGCGATCAACAGGCTTTTTCTCTCTAAGGCTACAAGCCACACAGACCTCTGAACGCATGTTCTTTTGCAATTCATTCTTCTCAGTTTCAGTAAGACCAgaggatatatatatacacacactcaattgaaggattattaggaacaccatactaatactgtgtttgaccccctttcaccttcagaattgCCTTAATTCTGCGTGGTATTGATTCAACAATGtgttgaaagcattctttagaaatgttggcctatattgataggatagcatcttgcagttgatggagatttgtgggatgcacatccatggcacgaagctcccattgTAACACATCCTAAAGATGCTcttttgggttgagatctggttactgtcggggccattttagtactgtgaactcattgtcatgttcaagaaaccaatttgaaacgattcgagctttgtgacatggtgcattatcctgttggAAGTAGACATCAGAGAATGGTTATGTtatggtcataaagggatggacatggtcagaaacagtgctcaggtaggctgtggcatttaaacaatgcccaattggcactaaggggcctaaaaagggccaagaaaacatcccccacaccattacaccaccaccagcagcctgcacagtagtaacaaggcatgatggatccatgttctcattctgtttacgccaaattctgactctaccatctgaatgtctcaacagaaatcgagactcttcagaccaggcaacattttttccagtcttcaactgtccaattttggggagcttgtgcaaattgtagcctctttttccaatttgtagtggagatgagtgatacccggtggggtcttctgctgttgtagcccatccgcctcaaggttgtgcatgttgtggcctcacaaatgctttgctgcatacctcggttgtaacaagtgtttttttttttcagtcaaagttgctctttatcagcttgaatcagtcggtccattcattctcctctgacctctagcatcaacaaggcattttcgctcaCAGGACTGCAGCAtattggatgtttttcccttttcacaccattctttgtaaactctagaaatggttgtgcatgaaaatcccagtaactgagcagatatTGAAATACTCAGATCGGCCCATctagcaccaacaaccatggcacactcaaaattgcttaaatcaggTTTCTTTCcccttctgacattcagtttggagttcaggagattgtcttgaccaggaccaaacttctaaatgcattgaagcaactgccatgtgattgggaGATTAGCTAATTGCACGaatgagaaattaaacaggtgttcctaataatcctttaggtgagtatatatatacatatatatgttttGCAGCTGCAGCCCAGGATGTGTGTGAGTAAGGGCTGGCAGTGTAGGGCTGTCGGTCTCCCTTCTTTAAATAGCTCTCTGTTGACTACGTCtctcgcttacggccataccaccctgagcacgcccgatctcgtccgatctctgaagctaagcagggtcgggcctggttagtacttggatgggagaccgcctgggaataccaggtgctgtaagcttttgcTCTATCACTTGGTGACTCGATCGACTCTGACGGTTGTTcctttatcattttaaaatcaattgcttcatttacagttatttagtttttgtttatcCCTGGTTTCTGTATGCTTTCGGTGTGACAAAGGACAGCCCAGCCCCGTAATTCTTACTTTCTCCTCCAGGGGGCGATCAACAGGCTTTTTCTCTCTAAGGCTACAAGCCACACAGACCTCTGAACGCATGTTCTTTTGCAATTGATTCTTCTCAGTTTCAGTAAGACCAGaggatatatgtatatatatatatatatacacactcacttgaaggattattaggaacaccatactaatactgtgtttgaccccctttcaccttcagaattgCCTTGATTCtctgtggcattgattcaacaaggtgctgaaagcattctatagaaatgttggcccatattgataggatagcatcttgcagttgatggagatttgtgggatgcaaatCCATaacacgaagctcccgttccaccacatcccaaagatgctctattgggttgaagtctggtgactgtgggggccattttagtactgtgaactcattgtcatgttcaagaaaccaatttgaaacgaTTCAATCTTTGTGACATGTTGCATTATCCTGTTGGAAGTAGACATCAGAGAATGGTTATGTAATGGTattaaagggatggacatggtcagaaacagtggtcaggtaggccgtggcatttaaatgatgcccaattggcactaaaggGCTTAAAGTGGGCCAAGAAAAcaccccccacaccattacaccaccaccagcagcctgcacagtggtaacaaggcatgatggatccatgttctcattctgtttacaccaaattctgacttttccctctgaatgtctcaacagaaatcgagactcaacagaccaggcaacattttttccagtgttcaactgtccaattttggggagcttgtgcaaattgtagcctctttttccaatttgtagtggagatgagtggtacccggtagggtcttctgctgttgtagcccttctgcctcaaggttgtgcatgttgtggcctcacaaatgctttgctgcatacctcggttgtaacaagtgtttttttttttcagtcaaagttgctctttatcagcttgaatcagtcggtccattcattctcctctgacctctagcatcaacaaggcattttcactcACAGGACTGCAACAtattggatgtttttcccttttcacaccattctttgtaaactctagaaatggttgtgcatgaaaatcccagtaactgagcagatatTGAAATACTCAGATCGGCCCATctagcaccaacaaccatggcacactcaaaattgcttaaatcaggTTTCTTTCcccttctgacattcagtttggagttcaggagattgtcttgaccaggaccaaacttctaaatgcattgaagcaactgccatgtgattgggaGATTAGCTAATTGCACGaatgagaaattaaacaggtgttcctaataatcctttaggtgagtatatatatacatatatatgttttGCAGCTGCAGCCCAGGATGTGTGTGAGTAAGGGCTGGCAGTGTAGGGCTGTCGGTCTCCCTTCTTTAAATAGCTCTCTGTTGACTACGTCtctcgcttacggccataccaccctgagcacgcccgatctcgtccgatctcggaagctaagcagggtcgggcctggttagtacttggatgggagaccgcctgggaatggCTCATGACCCTCCCAAGTACATATTGGTCATCCCTGGGATCGATCGAAAATGATCAAAACGGATGCTGCCATCTGGTGGTCTATGTCCTAAAGTTTTATTAACAGAAATGGTGTGTAATGTACATGTAAATGTAGAAGGCCTAGTTTATTGAAATCCACTTGTCTGCTGAATGTTTTGTTTATTCTCTTCATAGTTTGAGTTGATGTAGCTGATGAGATTTATATAGTCAAGTGGAACTGTGcaattgttacatttttgggCTGAATTAAGAAAGGGTGTATAGTGTATCAGTGCACTCTCACTTTGTCTGGAAGACGCCAGACCACCCAGGGGGTAGAGCCAGCGCACATTGGGGTGTATTCACACCTCTGGTAGTGGCGAGGAAGAAACAGGGACTTctaattgctttttttttttttttttttttgacactgTCACCCCTTATGAAACCCAAGCATACAAAGACTCCAAAATACTTGAAATACTTTTAcaacttttatttttcatttaaaaggcAATGCattactctccaaattaatgtagaaacaatttaaagacagcatattttaaatgtgttgtaatggcatctttttatgaatgaaggccagtatcactgacaCCAATGTCTCTATGAAACATTAATGACCTTACGTTACAGTATAAATGAAAGCCAcccaatttcaacatttattaggttaaaaaaaaaaaaaaaaaaaaaaacttttaatttaagtgaatttATAACAATCTTTAAATAAactcattataaaaaaattatagttACCAGTGGCCTTCCCTGTTAGACATATACagaaaatatgcatttaaacaggagaatatttgaATATCACTCAAATATGCCACATTTATCACAGTAGCTGGTGCCACTATGACCATGTCAGATGATGTCCCGTCAATTTCAAAAAAGCGCAGAATACCGTCCAAATAGTAATGTTGTATGATGTCTTTTTGACCTACCTTAGCTATTGTTTGTTCACTAATCTTATGTAATCAAGcatgctttcatttcaatatgtgtggcatcCAATAAAAAACaagttaattaaaatattaacaaatggagccaaatcacagaaactgcagcgattatttaaatgttagtgtcaggtaagagtaagatgtctaaattttatggaagtttattataaactttattataaaatgtacttataaactagactgggtaaacccagcttgatctgccagcgattgatttcgccctgcaactcatTAATTtctgctgcttctgttacacttttgcgggaaccaatcacagactggcttactCACCTGGCActctattggcgggtttaacatgatgacagatAGACAAGCGATGGATtgatgcctgttgatcacgcctcttgtggtctgattggttaaaagACTAGTCatttgcatacagagtcattccaATAATGCTcatttatcacgcctcttgtgcagtagaaaatacagagcagactcccccaAACAAACTTATAAACTAGAAAatcatttttaacttttttaatcaatttgAATTATATCCGTAAGTAATTAAAGCCATATGTGTCAAGTGATCTTTTCAAACACACCACatgaccttctgtaaagcccatgtatagaaaacaagcacacaagcacatgctaagtctcaaaaacacccaaaaagaTAATTATATTTTGACACTTTACCATGGCAACAGTTTttaaaatatcaggaatccattctTATGTCTATGTCTgtcatgttttcacattatactgatgaagtttgaagtaaactGGGTGAAAATAAGACAGTGATTCAAAACCTTTtcaaaaagtgacacacttcctgctgccagttgggggctctataactttgactgaatattggcatgtagatgtcttcaggtCAGGACTCTTatcaaacatgtgaagtttgaggcagatcggacattgAATGCCAGAGTTACAATAACTTCCTGTGGCATGGCGAAACATAAAAATTTGTGAGGCCGCCATGGACACACCCTCTAgcgaaaactcaagatcttcccaATGTAACGCcacaaaggcctttagattagactgtgcaaatatgatgttgatatgattaaatctctaggaggagtttgttaaagtacaacgtctggcaatggcaaaaacggcaccaatttaccaaagaaaattcaaaatatctcacttcctgttgggtttTCAGATTTGGTGCCCAaggtcttttttgtaggtaaTGGGCTGTTGAATGCGTCTACCGAATTTTTATAGTCATAGGGCCTACATGAAATGTAGCGCGAATGCCGCTTACTTCATTTTTTTTAGGTGACGCTATTGAATCATTTTGCCAcgcctaattctgaaacccatatcagatgtatATTTTCACCACTTTTGATACGTGTGCAcccttacgcaacaaaaatatatttctcaatatattagttgacaatatatttctcaatatattagttgacaatatatttcatgtgtctccatatattgtgaaatttacatggtaatatatcatatgatatattatataataatatattatatatgcaagtcatatattgcaatatatgggacaatactgcaattattgccgttttcatatattgattaaatacatatcattatactattcaatatattgctatgtatattgaaatatatcctacaatatatgaaattatatattggaagagtcattgtatacatatgtaaatatatatgtaaaattatatgagataatatacctcaatgtactggataatataatcagatttatatgggaacatatgtcttaaatatattgatttatattacatagtatataattatcatatatattgtatacatggtaaatatgaaataatctaatgtacactgtctgtcatatattttaaaatataacagattaaaatataatatagaaatattttctaaatatagaaaatatattgaatgtcatgcaccatcatattttctaaatatagaaaatatattgaatgtcatgcaccatctgatttgggctattgttaatcaacctctgtaaacatatgcaggagcttgcttaactcacaaaaaatactttgtttcaataaacatacatgaaataattcaggtttgtttgtatatcaatgtattttaatatatgaatcaatatatagcaataggttgtccatccatatattgctatatattttcaaatatatgaggaagtttctgatacattgaaatatattttctaatgtattgcaatataaattctagtatattgcaatatatttttgtttcgtaagggcaaagtttcaagagttttcgtgcgtgtttaggccctccaaaatgtaattcatttgggaGAAGAAGATTGATGGGCTgagcaattacaatagggtCCTCACACCTCAAGCCCTAAATATCtgacttttacttaagtaaatatggctctggtaatttgtacttttacttaagtactgagattcagtacttcctccaccactgtaAACACAAACGAGAACTGACCAAGAATAAATCAAACACAGGAGACAATCCAAACAAAGGAAACTAGATCATCAACTAACAACTAATAAATGGTTTaggaacaaaaaaacacaaatgtaaACACTACAATTATAGTGCTGGAAGTAGTATtaatagttttaaatatataaactattatatattatgtattGCTAAATTGACCACAAAGAAGCCACAAAATTACAGGTTTCTTGAACAATAagcaagaaataaaaaaaagaaattttcTAAAAAAGAAAAGCAACATGTGCTGTAATTTGCTGTAATTTGTGAAAATTACTATTAATCTTATGTGAAATTATGACCCCAAATATGTCTGTAACATTCAGAAATATGTATTGGATATAAATATTTAGACATAAAACATCCCTGGTGCCTTAgccttaaaaacaaaaaacaaaaatgcccTCCTTTACTGTTGCAAACGATTAGATTAGCCTACTAATAGTAGTTTGCATCCATGCTTAACAGTTATATTAACTCAGTTGTAATCATTATGtgtttttaaaggttttttaaatgttgagttTTAACTTCCATATCTTCCTTTCCAACTGAGCAGCCTTGTGTTCGCTTTGTAACCATTAACAGTGGTTTGATACAATGTTGGACACACCCAAAAAGACAAGAGTATTGGACAACTaggttgagagagagagagagagagagagagagagagagagagtgagtaaaCATATGTGTTGAAGCttaagtttaataaaaaagatCTGCACATGAAGACTTTTGAAAAATTTTaagctttattttaaatagaaaaaaacattttgctttTACACCGGCATATTTAAAGCTCAAAGAATACTGTTTGTAGTCCAAAGAGCAGTCCTGTCATACACACCCACTGTACTATAACCTTGCAGCAATAGTTTTTATGATATTTCATTCGATACTGATGTAAACGCATCAACACAAACTCATAGGGTCCAGCTTTGTGTGTTCTTTAACTTCATCCTGTAGCAGGCCTCACAGGCGATGGACAAACCCACCACCAAAGACACAAACTCCTCAAAGTTCACCTCTCCATCCCCATTGGCATCCAAGTCCTTCATAATTCTGTCTATGGTGGTCGGATCTTTCTGAGACTGTAGGAAAGGAAAGAGTAAAATGTGTGAAAGAAACAAGAGCAAACTTCTATCTGGTCTGGATTTCCTTTAGCAAAAATGAAGTTTGTGGAAAAGAATGCCAGAGGATCTTCACCTTGAGAAACCCAGAGAGCTCGTTCTCCATCAGGGTTCGGAGCTCACGGCGGCTCAGGGTGCCGCTCTTGCCCTCTCTTCCAGCGTACCGGTGGAATACCATAATGAGGGACTCCATGGCAGTTTCTAGTTCGGAAGGCATGGCTGCTCACTGCTCGGTCCATTGAAAGCAAAAGTGAATCTAATGTTATCACAACCGATCTCTACAATGCAGTTAAACGCACATAATGAAGAGCTTACCGTTTGGGCGTCTGAGTGAAGAATTTGAGAAGTGCTAGATATCTCTCTCAAGAATTTATAGGCTATGGCCGAGCCCATGGGGAGGAGAAGCTCTTATCAGGGAAGTTGAGCAATTCAGTCATTACAGCACAGCATACCAATGTGTGTGAGTTAAGCGGACTTTGTGTGTTCAATGTAGAACGATGAACTCAAAGGGTGCACAGCAATGGCAGTATTAATACACCAGAAATTACACACTACATATATTTACTGTAAGCTGACATTGACTGTATATTCATATTGGCCAAGCTTTACAAATGGGTCATGTCAGATCCACATAGCAGCAAGCTGAAGATGGTAAGAATGTCTTAGCAAATGAATTGCAACGCCCTCACCCACAACATTCCGATATCGTGAATTGAACCGATGATTGGATCCTTTTTGCATTTCCAGATTTGGAAAGCGGAATAAAACTACAGCATAATAAATATAGAGTTTCAGATGTTTCCACTGACTgattcgttgctctggttggtgtagcgctatcctatcgcgtgtagagggagtttgaaagaaaaccgtttatcccgcccctcggattgagccctgtctatggtgagtttccagaccaaacatcttgatgtgggtctggcttgtcaggctagcgcTCTCTCACtgaaagtccaaaagtggattcgtagaggtaatatccagtcacgctggagctgcagctgaaggaaaacaatcgttatgatgatgaaacgtgacgacgacaatcagacaattgcgacaatatatgctttatgtgtgtttttcaagtcatctcaatgtaggctatttaatgacaataatatgaatatcatatgaataatgcagcttttgatgtttagtatcttctgctcaccaaggctgcatttatgttatcaaaaatagttaaaacagtaatattttgaaatattacaaattaaaacagcttttttcctatgtgaatataaagtaatttattcctgtgattaaagctgaatttatcatcattactccagttttcagtgtcacatgatccttcactaatcattctcataatgattttataatcaagaaacatttatgattattacagtgttgaaaacagttgtgctgcttaaaaatgttgtggaaaccatgatagcctacttgttatttttcaggattctttattgaatagaaagttcaatggacatttatttgcattcattaaataaattattatcttttgtaatattaaaaatatcacttgtgattaatttaatgcatgtctgatcaacaaaagtattaatttctctcttttttaattttaccacaaatgtttagatggtttccacaaaaattaagcagcactatgagcagcacaactgataataatcctaaatgtgtgttgatcatcagatcctcatatgagaatgattagtgaaggatcatgtgacactgaagactggagtaatgatgataaattcagctttgatcacaggaataaattaaactttactatatcttcacatagagaacagcatggtttacattacaatatatatatttttttacatggcataaaatctatggagtctaTTATATttaccaatcataaaattggcataaaaaataggagaataatattatagatattaattagtggttattgttcagccgtgtattttgatattttgcccaattaaaagcaagagatgcgataaattatattggtccaaaaagaaaaagaaaaatggtattacaacatttctgtccccctcacttctgaaaagatgacTACGCCCCTGGCATATGTTATTAATCTTatacgaaattcatcttcatcacagtattactgatgttattggggaaaaaatgtatcaatgctaccttttttttttttttagctttgccttataaatgtAACTAGCTTGTAAccgaattaaacaaaaatatattttaaactttaccagtatcggtattctagcttgatagtgagtactaaaagacatcgtatttgtttatattcatactgataaagttagattttttattcCATGTGATTTCTGCGTTTCGTAACTCCTGTCCACCTTCCGATAATGGGAGAAACGAAGCTTTTCGAAGCTCCGAGTCAATTGAACCAATTGCTTCACAAAATGATTCACTGTTTCGAAGAGCTCGACACACCACAGGCTGTCGACACCTGCTGGTCAAATGGGTTCAAGTGCATCGAAAATTCAACCCAGTcaatgatattttttttacaaagcaaTTGAATGTTTTTGACATTTAAATTTTATGAATCTAAATATGAATGTAATCTACAGATAAATAGCATAgcctaaataaaaattaaacgaAAACGCTTTGTAAAATTTGCTCTGTAATGTTAATgtagttattttgtgtgttagCTAAGCAGTGCATGAAACACTGCCAATTACAATTAAGCATTGACGTCCTTTTTATCGTACGTGTTAGTACTGTAATTagaaaaaactatttttaaaattaaaatcaaataattaattaatataaaactGACCCTAGATAcgattttagttttttaaaacCAAGTTGTTAAAACAATATGAAGTAACCTCGTTTTCTGAAATCACGCGAGTTTGATATAAGATCCGATTAATACATTTTTCGAAGCTTAATAAGAACACTGCATTAATTAACATCTGCACAATTTCACTTTTTACAGTGCTTGTGTTTtacaatgacattttaaaatgaatggaAGAGACAGTCAGTTTGACACAAATGCTGAAAATAGCCATACATGCAAAAGGGTAGGCTGAGGCAGGCTGGTAGCAGTAATCTTGCTGCTGATGGAGCAGACGTGCTCGTTGCCACGGGAACGGGATGCAGGCAGGAGACGAGAGCGTTT encodes the following:
- the s100a10a gene encoding protein S100-A10a, whose protein sequence is MPSELETAMESLIMVFHRYAGREGKSGTLSRRELRTLMENELSGFLKSQKDPTTIDRIMKDLDANGDGEVNFEEFVSLVVGLSIACEACYRMKLKNTQSWTL